A region of the Chitinispirillales bacterium genome:
TTTATTAAATTTGTTTGCAATATTTTTATCTTTATATTCTTCGACATATTTTTTTATGGCTGCCGTAAATAACTTACTTTGAGAAATACCCATATCTATAGCGATTTTATCTGCCTGCTTGCATAATTTTTGTGGAATAGAAACCGTTGTATTCATAATATTTTTCCTTATTCTCTGCAAATATAAAACATTCATATAAAAAAATCAAGAAAAAAAGTGAAATTTGCAGAAAGACGTATAAGTATTCGACAA
Encoded here:
- a CDS encoding ribbon-helix-helix protein, CopG family encodes the protein MNTTVSIPQKLCKQADKIAIDMGISQSKLFTAAIKKYVEEYKDKNIANKFNKAYSKYVPNEQILKTGRANVRELLKNDTW